One region of Pseudomonas sp. B21-040 genomic DNA includes:
- a CDS encoding lipoprotein, with protein sequence MRRLMLLLAASVVAGCQSPLPPVDPQMAWVDFSVPFPNDKLLMAERLDKRRLNDGRFFQVTPGSHELLVRFDFEIPGGGGLGVMDGPTERLCYLTIQYDHFEAGQRYVLVGQSITLVPGARLYNAKREIVAEDRESYCL encoded by the coding sequence ATGCGCAGGTTAATGCTGTTGCTCGCTGCCAGCGTTGTTGCTGGCTGTCAGAGTCCGTTGCCGCCGGTTGATCCGCAGATGGCTTGGGTCGACTTCTCTGTGCCATTCCCCAACGATAAGTTGCTGATGGCCGAGCGATTGGACAAGCGGCGATTGAATGACGGACGCTTTTTCCAGGTTACGCCTGGCAGCCACGAGCTGCTCGTCCGATTCGATTTTGAAATACCGGGTGGGGGTGGCTTGGGCGTCATGGACGGTCCAACGGAACGGCTGTGCTACCTGACCATCCAATATGATCATTTCGAAGCAGGTCAGCGTTACGTGCTGGTAGGCCAGTCGATCACGCTTGTTCCGGGCGCCCGGTTGTACAACGCCAAGCGCGAAATCGTCGCAGAAGACCGGGAGTCCTATTGCCTGTGA
- the trpA gene encoding tryptophan synthase subunit alpha: MSRLQTRFAKLKEQNRAALVTFVTAGDPSYDTSLAILKGLPAAGADVIELGMPFTDPMADGPAIQLANIRALGAKQNLAKTLQMVREFREGNTETPLVLMGYFNPIHMYGVPRFIAEAKEAGVDGLIVVDLPPEHNGELCDPAQAAGLDFIRLTTPTTDDVRLPTVLNGSSGFVYYVSVAGVTGAGAATLEHVEEAVARLRRHTDLPISIGFGIRTPEQAASIARLADGVVVGSALIDHIANASTPDQAIDGVLSLCAALSEGVRQARVS, from the coding sequence ATGAGCCGCCTGCAAACGCGCTTTGCCAAACTCAAGGAACAGAACCGCGCCGCCCTCGTGACCTTCGTCACCGCTGGCGACCCGAGCTATGACACTTCCCTGGCAATCCTCAAAGGCTTGCCCGCGGCTGGCGCCGACGTGATCGAGCTGGGCATGCCCTTCACGGATCCGATGGCTGATGGCCCGGCGATCCAGTTGGCCAACATTCGTGCCTTGGGCGCCAAGCAGAACCTGGCGAAAACCCTGCAAATGGTTCGCGAGTTCCGTGAAGGCAACACCGAGACTCCGCTGGTGCTGATGGGTTATTTCAACCCTATCCACATGTACGGCGTGCCACGTTTCATCGCTGAAGCCAAAGAGGCCGGTGTTGATGGCCTGATCGTGGTCGACTTGCCGCCCGAGCATAACGGCGAGTTGTGCGACCCGGCTCAGGCAGCGGGTCTGGATTTCATTCGTCTGACCACGCCAACCACTGATGACGTGCGTCTGCCGACGGTTCTGAACGGCAGCTCCGGTTTCGTTTACTACGTGTCGGTTGCGGGTGTGACCGGTGCAGGGGCGGCGACGCTGGAACACGTTGAAGAGGCGGTTGCGCGTCTGCGTCGCCACACAGATTTGCCGATCAGCATTGGTTTTGGCATTCGTACTCCGGAGCAAGCGGCTTCCATTGCTCGCCTGGCAGATGGTGTTGTCGTGGGGTCGGCATTGATCGATCACATCGCCAATGCGTCGACGCCGGATCAGGCGATTGATGGTGTGCTCAGCCTTTGCGCAGCGCTGTCGGAAGGCGTGCGTCAAGCGCGGGTCAGCTGA
- a CDS encoding LysR family transcriptional regulator: MSHDLPPLNALRAFEATARLNSVSQAAEQLHVTHGAVSRQLKVLEEHLGVSLFVKDGRGLKLTDSGIRLRDASGEAFERLRTVCAELTQSTADAPFVLGCSGSLLARWFIPRLGRLNTDLPDLRLHLSAGEGDLDPRRPGLDALLVFAEPPWPADMQVYELTSERIGPVMSPRFAGYEKLQGAPAAALRNEPLLHTTSRPQAWPSWAQHNGLDPKGLKYGQGFEHLYYLLEAAVAGLGVAIAPEPLVAEDVKAGRLVAPWGFSETPAQLALWLPKRAADGRARQLAQWLKNELRQAD, encoded by the coding sequence ATGAGCCATGACCTCCCCCCGCTGAACGCCCTTCGTGCCTTCGAAGCCACTGCCCGCCTGAACAGCGTCAGTCAGGCCGCCGAACAGTTGCACGTCACCCATGGTGCGGTCAGCCGGCAGTTGAAGGTACTGGAAGAGCACCTCGGGGTGAGCCTGTTCGTCAAGGATGGTCGCGGCCTTAAACTCACAGATTCCGGCATTCGATTGCGCGACGCCAGCGGCGAAGCGTTCGAACGGTTACGCACGGTATGTGCAGAGCTGACGCAGAGCACCGCCGATGCGCCCTTCGTACTCGGCTGCTCGGGAAGCCTGCTGGCGCGCTGGTTCATTCCACGCCTGGGACGGCTGAATACGGACTTGCCTGACCTACGCCTACACCTGTCCGCTGGCGAAGGCGATCTTGACCCGCGCCGGCCAGGTCTCGATGCGTTGCTGGTATTTGCCGAACCGCCGTGGCCGGCGGACATGCAGGTCTATGAACTGACCAGCGAACGGATCGGCCCCGTCATGAGCCCGCGATTCGCCGGCTACGAGAAGTTGCAAGGCGCACCGGCGGCTGCGCTGCGGAACGAGCCTTTGCTCCACACCACATCGAGGCCCCAGGCGTGGCCGAGCTGGGCGCAGCACAACGGCCTCGATCCCAAGGGTTTGAAGTATGGTCAAGGTTTTGAGCATTTGTACTATTTGCTGGAAGCCGCAGTGGCCGGCCTGGGAGTGGCCATTGCACCAGAGCCGCTAGTGGCCGAGGACGTGAAGGCCGGTCGCCTGGTTGCGCCATGGGGTTTCAGTGAAACCCCGGCGCAACTGGCGTTGTGGCTACCCAAGCGCGCCGCGGATGGGCGGGCTCGGCAGTTGGCGCAGTGGCTGAAGAATGAACTGCGCCAGGCAGATTAA
- the trpB gene encoding tryptophan synthase subunit beta, whose product MTQTNLRNGPDANGLFGAFGGRYVAETLMPLILDLAREYEAAKEDPAFKEELAYFQRDYVGRPSPLYFAERLTEFCGGAKIYLKREELNHTGAHKINNCIGQILLARRMGKKRIIAETGAGMHGVATATVAARFGLDCVIYMGTTDIERQQANVFRMKLLGAEVIPVVAGTGTLKDAMNEALRDWVTNVDSTFYLIGTVAGPHPYPAMVRDFQAVIGKETREQLQAQEGRLPDSLVACIGGGSNAMGLFHPFLDDKSVEIIGVEAAGYGIETGKHAASLNGGVPGVLHGNRTFLLQDDDGQIIDAHSISAGLDYPGIGPEHAWLHDIGRVQYTSVTDDEALDAFHKCCRLEGIIPALESAHALAEVFKRAPTLPKDHLMVVNLSGRGDKDMQTVMHHMEHSQQEQSKQEKH is encoded by the coding sequence ATGACCCAGACTAATCTGCGCAATGGCCCCGATGCCAACGGCCTGTTTGGCGCGTTCGGCGGCCGTTACGTTGCCGAAACCCTGATGCCGTTGATCCTCGACCTGGCCCGCGAATACGAAGCGGCCAAGGAAGATCCGGCGTTCAAAGAAGAATTGGCCTACTTCCAGCGCGACTATGTCGGACGCCCGAGCCCACTGTATTTCGCCGAACGCCTGACCGAGTTCTGCGGTGGTGCGAAGATTTACCTGAAGCGTGAAGAGCTGAACCACACCGGCGCGCACAAGATCAACAACTGCATTGGCCAGATCCTGCTGGCGCGGCGCATGGGCAAGAAACGCATCATCGCCGAAACCGGTGCAGGCATGCACGGCGTGGCGACCGCTACCGTAGCCGCTCGTTTCGGTCTCGACTGCGTGATCTACATGGGCACCACCGACATCGAACGTCAGCAAGCCAACGTGTTTCGCATGAAGTTGCTGGGCGCCGAAGTGATTCCGGTCGTCGCCGGCACCGGCACCCTGAAAGATGCGATGAACGAAGCGCTGCGTGACTGGGTAACCAACGTCGACAGCACCTTCTACCTGATCGGCACCGTGGCCGGACCACACCCGTATCCGGCCATGGTTCGCGACTTCCAGGCCGTTATCGGCAAGGAAACCCGTGAACAGCTGCAAGCGCAAGAAGGTCGCCTGCCGGACAGCCTGGTGGCGTGCATCGGTGGCGGTTCCAACGCCATGGGCCTGTTTCACCCGTTCCTGGACGACAAGAGTGTCGAGATCATCGGCGTGGAAGCTGCCGGTTACGGTATCGAAACCGGTAAACATGCAGCCAGCCTGAACGGCGGCGTACCGGGCGTGCTCCACGGCAACCGTACTTTCCTGTTGCAGGACGACGATGGCCAGATCATCGATGCTCACTCGATTTCCGCGGGCCTCGATTATCCAGGTATCGGCCCGGAACACGCGTGGTTGCATGATATCGGTCGCGTTCAGTACACCTCGGTGACCGACGATGAAGCCCTCGATGCGTTCCACAAATGCTGCCGCCTGGAGGGGATTATTCCTGCACTGGAAAGCGCCCACGCCCTGGCCGAAGTGTTCAAACGCGCACCGACCTTGCCGAAAGATCACCTGATGGTGGTCAACCTGTCCGGTCGTGGCGACAAAGACATGCAAACCGTGATGCACCACATGGAACACTCCCAACAAGAGCAATCCAAGCAGGAGAAACACTGA
- a CDS encoding YqjD family protein: MANTSLRKASLQSMEAEIESLLKSLESLKDDASDESRRTLKTLKVNAENALKHSRHLLSDAYEEVKVKTRETGVATRDYAQEHPWTTAGVAVGALGLLAAYLLCKRGD; encoded by the coding sequence ATGGCCAACACCTCTTTACGTAAAGCCTCATTGCAAAGCATGGAAGCCGAAATCGAGAGTTTGCTCAAATCGTTGGAAAGCTTGAAAGACGATGCGTCGGACGAGTCGCGTAGAACCCTTAAAACCTTGAAGGTCAACGCCGAAAATGCGCTGAAACATTCGCGTCATTTGCTCAGCGATGCGTACGAAGAAGTCAAAGTCAAAACCCGTGAAACCGGGGTCGCCACTCGGGACTACGCCCAGGAACACCCTTGGACGACGGCCGGTGTTGCCGTGGGGGCGTTGGGTCTTCTCGCGGCCTATCTGCTGTGCAAGCGCGGGGATTAA
- a CDS encoding DUF1161 domain-containing protein, producing the protein MKRFTLAVICCALATSALAAPKPCEELKAEIETKIQAQGVSSYTLEIVTNDEVHDQNMVVGSCENGTKKIIYQKNDR; encoded by the coding sequence ATGAAACGTTTTACCTTGGCGGTTATCTGTTGCGCATTGGCCACATCGGCCCTTGCGGCACCGAAACCCTGTGAAGAACTCAAGGCCGAGATCGAAACCAAGATCCAGGCACAAGGGGTTTCGTCCTACACCCTGGAAATCGTCACCAATGACGAGGTGCACGATCAGAACATGGTCGTGGGCTCATGCGAAAACGGCACCAAAAAAATCATCTATCAGAAAAACGACCGCTGA
- a CDS encoding dodecin, which translates to MTDHHTYKKVELVGSSTSSIEDAINNALAEASKSLKYMEWFEVTETRGHIKDGKAAHFQVTLKVGFRIASS; encoded by the coding sequence ATGACTGACCATCACACCTACAAAAAAGTCGAACTGGTCGGCTCGTCCACCAGCAGCATTGAAGACGCCATCAACAACGCGCTGGCCGAGGCCAGCAAAAGCCTCAAGTACATGGAATGGTTCGAAGTGACTGAGACCCGCGGGCACATCAAGGACGGCAAGGCGGCCCACTTTCAGGTGACGCTCAAAGTCGGGTTCCGGATTGCCAGCAGCTGA
- a CDS encoding HAD family hydrolase: MHYQTVLFDLDGTLTDPREGITRSIQFALSKLGIDEPDLTKLEHFIGPPLLQAFMQFYDFDEPKAWDAVNYYRERFKVTGLYENRVFDGVTPLLETLVGQGRQLYIATSKPWVFAREIARHFDFAKHFKVIYGSELDGTRTNKVELIAHLMAEEGLDPTNTLMIGDRKHDLIGACSNGLDAAAVGYGFGSHEELSAEAPTYHFETLDEMHQAFLQR; encoded by the coding sequence ATGCATTACCAAACCGTTTTATTCGACCTCGATGGCACCCTGACCGACCCGCGCGAGGGCATCACGCGTTCGATCCAGTTTGCCCTGAGCAAACTGGGGATCGACGAACCTGACCTGACCAAGCTGGAACACTTCATCGGCCCACCGTTGTTACAGGCGTTCATGCAGTTTTACGACTTCGACGAGCCCAAGGCCTGGGACGCGGTGAATTACTATCGTGAACGCTTCAAGGTGACCGGCCTGTACGAAAACCGCGTATTCGACGGTGTAACCCCACTGTTGGAAACGTTGGTAGGGCAGGGCCGGCAGTTGTACATCGCGACATCCAAGCCTTGGGTGTTCGCCCGGGAAATCGCCCGGCACTTTGATTTCGCCAAACACTTCAAAGTGATTTACGGCAGCGAGCTGGACGGCACGCGTACGAATAAAGTCGAGCTGATTGCGCATTTAATGGCTGAAGAAGGTCTGGATCCGACGAATACCTTGATGATCGGCGATCGCAAGCACGACCTGATCGGCGCGTGCAGCAATGGGCTGGATGCAGCGGCTGTGGGTTACGGGTTTGGTAGCCACGAAGAGTTGAGTGCAGAAGCACCGACCTATCACTTTGAAACGCTGGATGAGATGCATCAGGCGTTTTTACAGCGCTAG
- a CDS encoding LLM class flavin-dependent oxidoreductase — MKRLSDIKFSTLDLVPVRENGNAAQSLRNSLDLAQHVEKFGYNRFWVAEHHNMDGIASSATSVLLGYLAGGTSTIRVGSGGVMLPNHAPLVIAEQFGTLESLYPGRIDLGLGRAPGSDQMTARALRRERSGSADDFPDDVAELMRYLGPRTPDQRIIAMPGTGTNVPVWLLGSSLFSAQLAGERGLPYAFASHFAPRFMHEAIRVYRNHFKPSAVLDKPYVMLGVPLVAADTDEQADYLATSVYQRILALMRGQSLVQRPPVKTMDGLWLPHEREAVSDFLGLAMVGSPQKIRAKLDVLVEQTQADELIFTCDLYEHSDRVHSYELLAQVMKG; from the coding sequence ATGAAACGACTGTCCGACATCAAATTCTCGACCCTTGATCTGGTGCCTGTGCGCGAGAACGGCAACGCAGCCCAGTCGCTGCGCAACTCCCTGGACCTGGCGCAGCATGTCGAAAAATTCGGCTACAACCGCTTTTGGGTCGCCGAACACCACAACATGGATGGCATCGCCAGTTCGGCAACTTCCGTGCTGCTCGGCTATCTGGCGGGGGGGACCTCGACCATTCGTGTCGGCTCGGGTGGCGTGATGCTTCCTAACCACGCGCCGCTGGTGATCGCTGAGCAGTTCGGTACTCTCGAAAGTCTGTACCCGGGGCGGATCGACCTGGGCCTGGGCCGCGCACCCGGCTCCGATCAAATGACGGCCCGCGCGTTGCGCCGCGAACGTTCCGGCAGCGCCGACGACTTCCCTGATGACGTGGCCGAACTGATGCGCTACCTCGGTCCACGCACCCCGGACCAGCGGATCATCGCCATGCCCGGCACCGGGACCAACGTCCCGGTCTGGTTGCTGGGTTCCAGCCTGTTCAGTGCGCAACTGGCCGGCGAGCGCGGTTTGCCCTACGCCTTCGCCTCGCATTTCGCACCGCGCTTCATGCACGAGGCGATTCGCGTCTACCGCAATCACTTCAAGCCTTCAGCGGTATTGGATAAGCCCTACGTAATGCTCGGTGTGCCGCTGGTGGCGGCTGACACGGACGAGCAGGCCGATTACTTGGCGACGTCGGTCTATCAGCGAATTCTCGCCCTGATGCGTGGCCAAAGCCTGGTCCAGCGTCCGCCGGTGAAAACCATGGACGGGTTGTGGCTGCCGCATGAGCGCGAAGCGGTCAGCGATTTCCTAGGGTTGGCGATGGTGGGCAGCCCGCAGAAAATCCGCGCCAAACTGGACGTGCTGGTTGAGCAGACGCAAGCCGACGAACTGATTTTTACCTGCGACCTGTACGAACATTCCGATCGTGTTCACTCCTATGAACTGCTGGCGCAGGTCATGAAGGGTTGA
- a CDS encoding OsmC family protein, whose protein sequence is MAITKKASAHWEGDLKTGIGSISTETGVLREAPYGFKARFEGGKGTNPEELIGAAHAGCFSMAFSMILGDAGLKADSIDTQAEVTLDQVDGGFSITAVKLILQAKIPGATQAQFEDLSNKAKEGCPVSKVLNAKITLEATLLS, encoded by the coding sequence ATGGCTATTACGAAGAAAGCATCGGCTCATTGGGAAGGTGACCTGAAAACGGGCATCGGCTCGATCTCCACTGAAACCGGCGTGCTCAGGGAAGCGCCTTACGGCTTCAAGGCACGTTTCGAGGGCGGCAAGGGTACGAATCCGGAAGAGCTGATTGGCGCAGCCCACGCGGGGTGCTTCTCCATGGCGTTTTCGATGATTCTTGGCGATGCCGGCCTCAAGGCTGACAGCATCGATACCCAAGCCGAAGTCACTCTGGATCAAGTGGACGGTGGTTTTTCAATCACCGCCGTGAAACTGATCCTCCAGGCGAAAATCCCGGGGGCGACGCAGGCGCAATTCGAGGATCTGAGCAATAAAGCCAAAGAAGGCTGCCCGGTTTCAAAAGTGTTGAATGCGAAAATCACGCTGGAGGCGACGTTGCTCAGCTGA
- a CDS encoding aminopeptidase yields MIRPFPSLGLLDRVLRVLFPGMLLLLLNGCTSVSYYSQLATGQLQLLRAREPVAEVIADPSRDQTLRAHLAQSQKARTFASEHLHLPDNQSYRLYADIGRPFVVWNVFVTPEFSLKPQNHCFPIAGCVAYRGYYSQSAARGEAALQRLQGMDVSIGGVEAYSTLGWFNDPIISSMMGWGDERLATLIFHELAHQRIYVKDDTEFNESFATFVEQEGTRQWRATRGLAPDTGAQALRRDQFTQLVLDTRTRLEKLYAQPLPADQMRQRKADEFERLRSEYRQLRDSQWAGDRRYDAWVNAPMNNARLLPFGLYDQWVPAFAVLFKQEGGDWVRFYAAVEKLGALPVGERKVTLKALADKISVD; encoded by the coding sequence TTGATCAGGCCGTTTCCAAGCCTTGGGTTACTTGATCGCGTTTTGCGCGTTTTGTTTCCGGGTATGTTGCTTTTGCTGCTCAACGGTTGCACCAGCGTCAGCTATTACAGTCAATTGGCAACGGGTCAGCTGCAACTGCTGCGGGCTCGTGAACCGGTGGCCGAGGTGATTGCCGATCCATCGCGCGATCAGACACTGCGTGCGCATCTGGCCCAGTCACAAAAAGCCCGGACATTCGCCAGCGAGCATTTGCACCTGCCGGACAATCAAAGCTATCGCCTGTATGCCGACATTGGCCGGCCGTTCGTTGTCTGGAATGTCTTCGTCACGCCGGAGTTTTCCCTGAAGCCACAGAACCATTGTTTCCCGATTGCCGGCTGCGTCGCTTATCGCGGTTACTACAGCCAGAGCGCGGCACGCGGCGAGGCGGCCTTGCAGCGCCTGCAAGGTATGGACGTTTCGATTGGGGGTGTCGAGGCGTACTCGACACTTGGCTGGTTCAACGACCCGATTATCAGCTCAATGATGGGCTGGGGTGACGAACGGCTGGCGACGCTGATTTTCCACGAACTGGCGCATCAACGTATTTATGTGAAGGACGACACGGAGTTCAACGAATCTTTCGCAACCTTCGTCGAACAGGAAGGCACTCGCCAATGGCGTGCAACCCGCGGTCTGGCGCCAGACACCGGAGCACAGGCACTACGACGGGATCAATTCACTCAGCTGGTGCTGGACACGCGCACGCGCCTTGAAAAGCTGTACGCCCAGCCCTTGCCAGCGGATCAAATGCGCCAGCGCAAGGCCGATGAGTTCGAACGACTGCGCAGCGAATACCGGCAGTTACGTGACAGCCAATGGGCGGGGGACAGGCGCTATGACGCCTGGGTCAACGCGCCGATGAACAATGCCCGGCTGTTGCCGTTTGGGTTGTATGACCAATGGGTGCCTGCGTTTGCTGTGCTGTTCAAGCAAGAAGGTGGGGACTGGGTGAGGTTTTATGCGGCCGTCGAGAAGCTGGGGGCGTTGCCGGTTGGGGAACGTAAGGTGACGTTGAAAGCCTTGGCAGATAAGATCTCCGTCGACTGA
- a CDS encoding anti-virulence regulator CigR family protein, which yields MKMPKRLIASLGVLMLSATPLLHASADQRDDHDHGGPQQGQYDNHGDNHGDDHRSHQDNHRGGPPPRDFGPVRQTIHDNHGYFVRGAPPPPGIHLERGRPLPHGYYGERLDNRALGRLPYYPGYEWRRAGGDIVLIAVGSGVVYEILEGVL from the coding sequence ATGAAAATGCCGAAACGTCTGATTGCCAGCCTGGGCGTGCTGATGCTGAGTGCCACCCCATTGCTGCACGCGAGCGCTGATCAGCGCGACGATCACGACCATGGCGGCCCTCAGCAGGGTCAATACGATAACCATGGCGACAATCATGGCGATGATCACCGTAGTCATCAGGACAACCATCGCGGGGGCCCTCCGCCCCGGGACTTCGGCCCGGTGCGCCAGACGATTCACGACAATCATGGGTATTTTGTGCGCGGTGCGCCACCACCTCCGGGTATTCATCTGGAACGCGGCCGGCCGTTGCCCCACGGCTATTATGGTGAGCGTCTGGACAATCGCGCGCTGGGTCGCCTGCCGTATTACCCGGGGTATGAATGGCGTCGTGCAGGCGGCGACATTGTGCTGATCGCCGTAGGCAGCGGGGTTGTTTACGAAATTCTGGAAGGGGTTCTTTGA
- a CDS encoding gamma carbonic anhydrase family protein, whose amino-acid sequence MNLRKYQNHTPLLGKGAFVDGTAVVIGDVVIGEDSSVWPLTVIRGDMHRIRIGARTSVQDGCVLHITHAGPFNPDGFPLLIGDDVTIAHKVMLHGCSVGSRVLIGMGSIVMDGAVVEDDVIIGAGSLVPPGKRLESGFLYVGSPVKQIRPLTDKEKAFFTYSAANYVKLKDLHLAEGYDQL is encoded by the coding sequence GTGAACCTTCGCAAGTATCAGAACCACACGCCGCTGCTGGGTAAAGGCGCTTTTGTCGATGGCACGGCGGTGGTGATCGGCGACGTCGTAATCGGCGAAGACAGCTCTGTCTGGCCGCTGACCGTGATCCGTGGCGACATGCACCGCATCCGTATCGGCGCGCGCACCAGTGTTCAGGACGGCTGCGTGTTGCACATCACCCACGCCGGCCCGTTCAACCCCGATGGCTTTCCGCTGCTGATCGGCGACGATGTGACCATAGCGCATAAAGTCATGCTTCACGGGTGCAGCGTGGGCAGCCGGGTTTTGATCGGCATGGGCAGCATCGTCATGGACGGTGCGGTGGTCGAGGATGACGTGATCATTGGCGCTGGCAGCCTGGTGCCGCCGGGCAAACGCCTGGAAAGCGGCTTCCTGTATGTGGGCAGCCCGGTGAAACAGATCCGACCGCTGACCGACAAGGAGAAGGCTTTTTTCACTTACAGTGCGGCGAATTACGTGAAGCTCAAGGATCTGCATCTGGCTGAAGGTTACGACCAGCTCTGA
- a CDS encoding DUF1161 domain-containing protein: MKKFMLAVGLLCLAGTAFAGGKPCEELKAEIAAKLDAKGVSGYSLEIVDKGAAAGGKVVGKCEAGAKVIVYKK; this comes from the coding sequence ATGAAGAAGTTTATGTTGGCAGTTGGTTTGTTGTGCCTTGCGGGGACAGCGTTTGCTGGCGGCAAGCCATGCGAAGAGCTGAAAGCCGAAATCGCCGCGAAGCTGGATGCCAAGGGCGTTTCTGGTTACTCGCTGGAAATTGTCGATAAAGGTGCCGCCGCCGGCGGGAAAGTTGTCGGCAAATGCGAAGCGGGCGCCAAGGTCATCGTCTACAAGAAGTAG